One Fundidesulfovibrio soli DNA window includes the following coding sequences:
- a CDS encoding dihydroorotase, producing MSQADLVVRRAALAQAPQDYVDLFVAKGRVLGVFPSGSQAAPEGAKVVEAEGLLLLPSLTDVHVHLREPGQEWKETIATGLAAAAKGGFGSVMCMANTDPVNDQAPITETMLDKAARSHPRGPRLYPVGALTMGLEGKILAPMEELKTAGCKAFSNDGRPVSDSELFRRALEYASDLGVPVIDHCEDPWLAPATGINEGVVSARLGLRGNPDISEAIQAARDCLLAEYLNVPVHLAHISSKRSVDVIRAAKAKGAPVTAETCPHYLILTEEACEGYNTNAKVNPPLRTGEDRQALLAALEDGTIDALATDHAPHAAHEKETPFDEAPNGISGLETALSVTWELAARGELSVEALIRAWCQRPAEIFGLPLNRFQPGDPADFILFDPNARWKVTPQALLSKGKNTPLLGRELTGVVKALYVAGKHVS from the coding sequence GTGTCCCAAGCTGATCTCGTGGTGCGCCGGGCGGCGCTTGCGCAGGCCCCCCAGGACTATGTGGACCTGTTCGTGGCCAAGGGCCGCGTGCTGGGCGTGTTCCCCTCCGGCTCGCAGGCCGCTCCCGAGGGGGCCAAGGTGGTGGAGGCCGAGGGGCTTCTGCTGCTGCCCTCCCTCACCGACGTGCACGTGCACCTGCGCGAACCCGGCCAGGAATGGAAGGAGACCATCGCCACCGGCCTGGCCGCCGCGGCCAAGGGCGGCTTCGGCAGCGTGATGTGCATGGCCAACACCGACCCCGTCAACGACCAGGCTCCCATCACCGAAACCATGCTGGACAAGGCCGCCCGCTCCCACCCGCGCGGGCCGAGGCTCTACCCCGTGGGCGCGCTCACCATGGGCCTTGAGGGCAAGATACTGGCTCCCATGGAGGAGCTGAAAACCGCGGGCTGCAAGGCCTTCTCCAACGACGGCCGCCCCGTGTCCGACTCCGAGCTGTTCCGCCGGGCCCTCGAATATGCCTCCGACCTGGGCGTGCCGGTCATCGACCACTGCGAGGACCCCTGGCTGGCGCCGGCCACCGGAATCAACGAGGGCGTGGTCAGCGCCCGCCTGGGCCTGCGCGGCAACCCCGACATCAGCGAGGCCATCCAGGCCGCGCGCGACTGCCTGCTGGCCGAATACCTGAACGTGCCGGTGCACCTGGCGCACATCAGCTCCAAGCGCAGCGTGGATGTCATCCGCGCGGCCAAGGCCAAGGGTGCGCCCGTGACCGCCGAGACCTGCCCGCACTACCTCATCCTCACCGAGGAGGCCTGCGAGGGGTACAACACCAACGCCAAGGTCAACCCGCCCTTGCGCACCGGGGAGGACAGGCAGGCCCTGCTTGCCGCCCTGGAGGACGGGACCATCGACGCCCTGGCCACGGACCACGCCCCCCACGCCGCCCACGAGAAGGAGACCCCCTTCGACGAGGCGCCCAACGGCATCTCCGGGCTTGAGACGGCCCTCTCCGTCACCTGGGAGCTGGCCGCGCGCGGCGAGCTGTCAGTCGAGGCCCTGATCCGCGCCTGGTGCCAGCGCCCGGCCGAGATCTTCGGCCTGCCGCTGAACCGCTTCCAGCCCGGCGACCCGGCGGACTTCATCCTTTTCGACCCCAACGCCCGCTGGAAGGTCACGCCCCAGGCGCTTCTCTCCAAGGGCAAGAACACCCCGCTCCTGGGGCGCGAGCTGACCGGCGTGGTCAAAGCGCTCTACGTGGCGGGCAAACACGTTTCGTAA
- a CDS encoding aspartate carbamoyltransferase catalytic subunit produces MTWPHKDLLDVTQLSRADALEILRAAKSFQEINSRPVKKVPILKGKSVILFFAEPSTRTKTSFDVAGKRLSADTFSLAKSGSSLVKGESLKDTVLTLQAMKPDGIVMRHNMSGAAQFIAERLDCAVINAGDGWHAHPTQALLDAFTLTERWGGLEGKTVLILGDVAHSRVARSNVHLLRLLGANVRLCGPRTLMPHAVKSWNVPVFNDLDEAVRGVDAVMCLRLQLERQQAGLLPDVREYSRRYCMNMPRLAKAAKNCVVLHPGPINRGWEIASDMADAPESLILDQVSSGVDVRMALLHLYLTRKERKE; encoded by the coding sequence ATGACCTGGCCACACAAGGATCTTCTCGACGTCACCCAGCTTTCCAGGGCCGATGCCCTTGAAATCCTGAGGGCGGCCAAGTCCTTCCAGGAGATCAACTCACGGCCCGTGAAGAAGGTGCCCATCCTCAAGGGCAAGTCCGTCATCCTTTTTTTCGCCGAGCCGTCCACACGGACCAAGACCAGCTTCGACGTGGCGGGCAAGCGCCTCTCGGCGGACACCTTCTCCCTGGCCAAGAGCGGCAGCTCGCTGGTCAAGGGCGAGTCCCTCAAGGATACGGTGCTCACCCTGCAGGCCATGAAGCCCGACGGCATCGTCATGCGCCACAACATGAGCGGCGCGGCCCAGTTCATCGCCGAGCGGCTCGACTGCGCGGTGATCAACGCCGGCGACGGCTGGCACGCCCATCCCACCCAGGCCCTGCTGGACGCCTTCACCCTCACGGAGCGCTGGGGCGGGCTGGAGGGCAAGACCGTGCTCATCCTGGGCGACGTGGCCCACAGCCGGGTGGCCCGCTCCAACGTGCACCTGCTGCGGCTGCTGGGCGCGAACGTGCGCCTGTGCGGCCCGCGCACGCTCATGCCACACGCCGTGAAAAGCTGGAACGTGCCCGTTTTCAACGACCTGGACGAAGCCGTGCGCGGCGTGGACGCCGTCATGTGCCTGCGCCTCCAGCTGGAGCGCCAGCAGGCGGGGCTCTTGCCCGACGTGCGTGAATACTCCCGGCGCTACTGCATGAACATGCCGCGCCTGGCCAAGGCGGCCAAGAACTGCGTGGTGCTGCACCCCGGCCCCATCAACCGCGGCTGGGAGATCGCCTCGGACATGGCCGACGCCCCCGAGAGCCTCATCCTGGACCAGGTGTCCTCGGGCGTGGACGTGCGCATGGCGCTGCTCCACCTCTATCTCACCCGCAAGGAACGCAAGGAGTAG
- a CDS encoding amidohydrolase family protein, whose amino-acid sequence MTDTDTYVLRARRVLVSPDAPAIEDGAIIVRGGRVAEAGPWRSIKAQAPAAVRDMGEATLLPAPVNAHCHLELSHLGLPPFLGAGFLEWVRWLIAQPVAEFSPAAVRAAVAQMEASGTAAVADIATRKGAEVAAVLENATLDYVIQHEVFGYTYDDSSFTPVPGGSLAGHALYSTDPEALRRAKAWDKAHDKAFSMHLAEHAGEVELLAGGAGHFADFVRQRILPPGFAAPGMSPVAWAAELGLLDESTLAVHAVHLSGQDIALMAASRATVCLCPRSNSVIGVGRAPVRTLLDAGVPCCLGSDSLASAPDLDLWAELAALLEFCPLTLREAGAMLSANAARVLGFARLGTLEPGKAARVAVLPASLEGALRD is encoded by the coding sequence ATGACTGATACCGACACCTACGTACTGCGCGCCCGGCGCGTGCTGGTCTCACCGGACGCCCCGGCCATCGAGGACGGCGCCATCATCGTTCGCGGCGGCCGCGTGGCCGAGGCAGGACCCTGGCGTTCGATCAAGGCCCAGGCTCCGGCCGCCGTGCGCGACATGGGCGAAGCCACCCTGCTGCCCGCGCCCGTCAACGCCCACTGCCACCTGGAGCTCTCCCACCTGGGCCTGCCTCCCTTCCTCGGGGCGGGTTTCCTGGAGTGGGTGCGCTGGCTCATCGCCCAGCCAGTTGCCGAGTTCTCCCCGGCCGCGGTGCGCGCCGCCGTGGCCCAGATGGAGGCCAGCGGCACGGCCGCCGTGGCGGACATCGCCACGCGCAAGGGCGCCGAGGTGGCTGCCGTGCTGGAAAACGCAACGCTTGATTACGTTATCCAGCACGAAGTGTTCGGCTATACGTACGACGATTCGTCATTCACGCCCGTCCCTGGCGGCAGCCTGGCCGGGCACGCGCTCTACTCCACCGACCCGGAAGCCCTGCGCCGGGCCAAGGCCTGGGACAAGGCCCACGACAAGGCCTTCTCCATGCACCTTGCCGAGCACGCCGGAGAGGTCGAACTGCTGGCGGGGGGGGCGGGCCACTTCGCGGACTTCGTGCGCCAGCGCATCCTGCCCCCGGGCTTCGCCGCGCCCGGGATGAGCCCTGTTGCCTGGGCCGCCGAACTGGGCCTGCTGGACGAGAGTACCCTGGCCGTGCACGCCGTGCACCTCTCCGGGCAGGACATCGCCCTGATGGCCGCCAGCCGGGCCACGGTCTGCCTCTGCCCCCGCTCCAACTCGGTCATCGGGGTGGGCCGCGCTCCGGTTCGCACGCTCCTGGACGCGGGCGTGCCCTGCTGCCTGGGCTCCGACTCCCTGGCTTCCGCCCCTGACCTGGACCTATGGGCGGAACTCGCGGCGCTGCTTGAATTCTGCCCCCTGACCCTGCGGGAGGCCGGGGCCATGCTCTCGGCCAACGCCGCCCGGGTGCTCGGTTTCGCCCGCCTGGGCACGCTCGAGCCCGGCAAAGCCGCGCGCGTCGCCGTTTTGCCCGCGTCGCTGGAAGGAGCACTGCGCGATTGA
- a CDS encoding elongator complex protein 3 has translation MGDFFLQEGNQNKCPRGASLRFAHPAPSKARPRILPVFLPLAGCPGRCLFCAQHAQTGVKTTSLEQSHDFLERCLEAARPDAPLEVGFYGGTFTALPRAWRDRFMATASRHRERGVVSGVRCSTRPDRAQAGLLRELAAQGLDRVELGVQTFCERVLRLAERGHGADASLEACLAVREAGLGLSLHLLPGLPGHTPEDFARDVEQAAALAPEAVRLHPCLVLAGTGLEQLWRSGGYEPWSLERTIKALAPAVLRLWRAGVAVTRIGLAHEPDLEAAVLAGPTHPALGMRVRALALHLFVAELLGDRRAAGLRAPAAVSGGFWGHARELAAPYAALGLERDRVRFEDRDDFQLDVRDD, from the coding sequence TTGGGAGATTTTTTTTTGCAAGAGGGAAATCAAAACAAGTGCCCTCGTGGGGCCTCCCTGAGGTTCGCCCACCCCGCCCCAAGCAAGGCCAGGCCTCGCATCCTGCCGGTATTCCTGCCTTTGGCTGGTTGTCCGGGGCGTTGCCTTTTCTGCGCGCAGCACGCCCAGACCGGCGTGAAGACGACCTCGCTGGAGCAGTCGCACGACTTCCTGGAGCGCTGCCTGGAAGCGGCCCGGCCGGACGCCCCCCTGGAGGTGGGCTTCTACGGCGGCACCTTCACCGCCCTGCCCCGCGCCTGGAGGGATCGCTTCATGGCCACGGCCAGCCGCCACCGGGAACGCGGCGTGGTCAGCGGCGTGCGCTGCTCCACCCGGCCGGACCGCGCCCAGGCCGGGCTGCTGCGCGAGCTGGCCGCTCAAGGGCTGGACAGGGTGGAACTGGGCGTGCAAACCTTCTGCGAGCGTGTTTTGCGTTTGGCAGAGCGCGGCCACGGGGCGGATGCCTCGCTCGAGGCCTGCTTGGCCGTTCGCGAGGCGGGGCTGGGCCTGAGCCTGCACCTGCTGCCAGGCCTGCCCGGGCACACACCGGAGGATTTCGCACGGGACGTTGAGCAGGCCGCGGCCCTCGCGCCGGAGGCTGTCCGTCTGCACCCCTGCCTGGTGCTGGCAGGCACGGGGCTGGAGCAGCTCTGGCGCTCGGGCGGGTATGAGCCCTGGAGCCTGGAGCGGACCATCAAGGCCCTGGCCCCGGCGGTGCTGCGCCTCTGGCGCGCCGGCGTGGCCGTGACGCGCATCGGCCTGGCCCACGAGCCGGACCTTGAGGCCGCCGTGCTGGCCGGGCCGACGCACCCCGCCTTGGGCATGAGGGTGCGGGCCTTGGCCCTGCACCTATTTGTCGCGGAGCTGCTCGGCGACAGGCGCGCCGCAGGGCTGCGCGCCCCGGCCGCCGTCAGCGGCGGATTCTGGGGCCACGCCCGTGAGCTGGCCGCCCCCTACGCAGCCCTGGGCCTGGAGCGCGACCGCGTGCGCTTCGAGGACAGGGACGATTTCCAACTGGACGTGCGAGATGACTGA
- a CDS encoding HIT family protein has translation MSADCLFCKIIRGEIPCAKVYENDAVLAFLDIAPVNKGHTLVIPKAHHADIYDLPPALGAQLLEAVQAVGASFKGALGATGMNLGMNNGASAGQMVFHAHWHLIPRFEGDGLSLWPQKSYASIDEMSELARKIASYIR, from the coding sequence ATGTCTGCCGATTGCCTCTTTTGTAAGATCATACGCGGGGAAATTCCCTGCGCCAAGGTCTACGAGAACGACGCGGTTCTCGCCTTCCTGGATATCGCCCCCGTGAACAAGGGCCACACGCTGGTGATACCCAAGGCGCACCACGCCGACATCTACGATCTGCCCCCCGCCCTGGGCGCGCAGCTGCTCGAGGCCGTGCAGGCCGTGGGCGCTTCGTTCAAGGGGGCGCTCGGGGCGACCGGCATGAACCTGGGCATGAACAACGGTGCCTCCGCCGGGCAGATGGTTTTTCACGCCCACTGGCACCTGATTCCCCGCTTCGAGGGCGACGGGCTGAGCCTGTGGCCCCAGAAGAGCTACGCGAGCATCGACGAGATGAGCGAATTGGCCCGGAAGATAGCGTCTTATATCCGATAA
- a CDS encoding integration host factor subunit alpha produces the protein MSGKTLTKAEIVDYIYEKTEKNRAEVKVLVDNLLEIMKQAIKRDNSLLISGFGKFDAYDKRARKGRNPQTSDSIVLPPRKVVVFRLSRKFRAELNPDEEL, from the coding sequence ATGAGCGGGAAGACCCTCACGAAAGCTGAAATCGTGGATTACATCTACGAAAAGACCGAAAAGAACCGGGCGGAAGTGAAAGTCCTGGTGGACAACCTGCTCGAGATCATGAAGCAGGCCATCAAGCGGGACAACTCCCTGCTGATCTCCGGCTTCGGCAAGTTCGACGCCTATGACAAGCGCGCCCGCAAAGGCCGCAACCCCCAGACCAGCGACTCCATCGTGCTGCCGCCGCGCAAGGTGGTGGTTTTCCGCCTTTCGCGCAAGTTCCGGGCTGAACTCAACCCGGACGAAGAGCTCTAG
- a CDS encoding SPOR domain-containing protein has protein sequence MSTTQKSHDTRALRRLLPLVTGLALALALIGCASHAPKPAGKGTQRPYTIKGQTYRPLASAEGYQEEGLASWYEPGWFSGKTTANGERLHAGDLTCAHKVLPINTMLRVTNLENSRSVVVRVNDRGPFVAGRCVDLTPAGAKALGFHGRGTARVRLSTEGDVPGMKDGQLPGPFTVQVGAFAVTANAERLRARMIARGYPDTRIQQGDQTGVMLWRVQAGSFPTLSEAQAAQERLLADFPDCFVLARD, from the coding sequence ATGTCCACAACGCAAAAATCGCACGATACCCGCGCCCTGCGGCGGCTTCTCCCGCTGGTCACGGGCCTCGCGCTGGCGTTGGCCCTCATCGGCTGCGCCTCACACGCGCCCAAGCCCGCCGGCAAGGGCACCCAGCGGCCCTACACCATCAAGGGGCAGACCTACCGGCCCCTGGCCAGCGCGGAAGGCTACCAGGAGGAGGGCCTAGCCTCCTGGTACGAGCCGGGCTGGTTCTCCGGCAAGACCACGGCCAACGGCGAGCGCCTGCACGCGGGCGACCTGACCTGCGCCCACAAAGTGCTGCCCATCAACACCATGCTGCGCGTGACCAACCTGGAGAACTCCCGCTCGGTGGTGGTGCGGGTCAACGACCGGGGGCCCTTCGTGGCCGGGCGCTGCGTGGACCTGACCCCGGCCGGGGCCAAGGCCCTGGGCTTCCACGGCAGGGGCACCGCCCGCGTGCGGCTGAGCACCGAGGGCGACGTGCCCGGCATGAAGGATGGCCAGCTGCCCGGCCCCTTCACCGTGCAGGTGGGGGCCTTCGCGGTGACAGCCAACGCGGAGCGGCTCAGGGCGCGCATGATCGCGCGCGGCTACCCCGACACGCGCATCCAGCAGGGCGACCAGACCGGTGTGATGCTCTGGCGCGTGCAGGCCGGCTCCTTCCCTACCCTGTCCGAGGCCCAGGCCGCGCAGGAGCGGCTCCTGGCCGATTTCCCCGACTGTTTCGTGCTCGCCAGGGACTGA
- a CDS encoding esterase/lipase family protein — protein MNIPDSRPRKGSHTQALRALTVLLALLMLAAALSGCAGVSVKPSPISQRFDALDRSAINSSRPSELTLAFLKQRDLAAQWESDPEGLIARLDEKYHAAPGPGTLFALVELSHLQAKSLASEPDKAARYDLSCALYAYLFLFDPRVAATMDYLRPNTRLAAEFHNRSLSRYLLRARAAGIRFQKGMSLPLAAGSLLLEERRSGLPFAPEEISDMHLAFEFAVSGLDVTYSLPGLGVPLILVRDGSARDDRPEDRFLPKVRQVVAATLFLRIDPEPGMGPGRESGPDSGGGAVYRCSLEFYDPMRASTVQVGSTNVPLESDTTTPLAWMAAHAKPQGGIKGLMDPEAMKAAQGLYMLQPYQADKIPVVFVHGLISSPMTWLPMINGLMGDPELRERYQFWYFSYPTGNPVFYSASLLRDSLEHVRRTYDPEGRNPAFNNMLIVGHSMGGLLSKAMVQDSGDRLWNLLTNKQPSELNLPQDVRELLNKSFFFKPLPFISEAVFISTPHRGSGMALGTIGSIGRALVTLPLTLAKAGATLLQSIGTPKSGIALEGLPTGIDSLSPKNPMLTTTAAMPVAVPFHSIIGNEDKAGVAGGTDGVVPYWSSHLDGAQTELIVKSGHGAHENPLAIREVRRIMLEHMRKNGEKPQ, from the coding sequence ATGAACATCCCCGATTCCCGGCCCAGGAAGGGTTCCCACACCCAGGCGCTTCGCGCGCTCACCGTGCTTCTGGCCCTGCTGATGCTGGCGGCGGCCCTGTCGGGCTGCGCCGGGGTCTCGGTCAAGCCCAGCCCCATTTCCCAGCGCTTCGACGCCCTGGACCGCAGCGCCATCAACTCCTCCAGGCCCAGCGAGCTGACCCTGGCCTTCCTCAAGCAGCGCGACCTGGCCGCGCAGTGGGAGAGCGACCCCGAGGGCCTCATCGCCCGCCTGGACGAAAAGTACCACGCCGCCCCGGGCCCGGGCACGCTGTTCGCCCTGGTGGAGCTCTCGCACCTGCAGGCCAAGAGCCTGGCCTCGGAGCCGGACAAAGCCGCCCGCTACGACCTCTCCTGCGCGCTCTACGCCTACCTGTTCCTGTTCGACCCCAGGGTCGCCGCGACAATGGACTACCTGCGCCCCAACACGCGCCTGGCCGCCGAGTTCCACAACCGCTCCCTGTCGCGCTACCTGCTTCGCGCCCGCGCCGCGGGCATCCGCTTCCAGAAGGGGATGAGCCTGCCCCTGGCCGCCGGGTCCCTGCTGCTGGAGGAGCGGCGCAGCGGGCTGCCCTTCGCCCCGGAGGAAATCTCCGACATGCATCTGGCCTTCGAATTCGCCGTCTCCGGGCTGGACGTCACGTACTCGCTGCCCGGGCTCGGCGTGCCGCTCATCCTGGTGCGCGACGGCTCGGCCAGGGACGATCGCCCCGAGGACCGCTTCCTGCCCAAGGTGCGCCAAGTGGTCGCGGCCACCCTCTTCCTGCGCATCGACCCCGAGCCTGGGATGGGGCCCGGGCGGGAGTCCGGCCCGGATTCAGGCGGCGGGGCCGTCTACCGGTGCAGCCTGGAGTTCTACGACCCCATGCGGGCCAGCACCGTGCAGGTGGGGTCGACGAACGTGCCGCTGGAGTCCGACACCACGACCCCCCTGGCCTGGATGGCGGCCCACGCCAAGCCGCAGGGCGGCATCAAGGGCCTCATGGACCCCGAGGCCATGAAGGCGGCCCAGGGCCTGTACATGCTCCAGCCCTACCAGGCGGACAAGATCCCGGTGGTGTTCGTGCACGGGCTCATCAGCTCGCCCATGACCTGGCTGCCCATGATCAACGGCCTCATGGGCGACCCGGAGCTTCGGGAGCGCTACCAGTTCTGGTACTTCTCCTACCCCACGGGCAACCCGGTGTTCTACTCGGCCTCGCTGCTGCGCGACTCCCTGGAGCACGTGCGCCGCACCTACGACCCCGAGGGCAGGAATCCCGCCTTCAACAACATGCTCATCGTGGGCCACAGCATGGGCGGGCTCCTGAGCAAGGCCATGGTGCAGGACAGCGGGGACAGGCTCTGGAACCTGCTCACCAACAAGCAGCCCTCCGAGCTGAATCTGCCGCAGGACGTGCGCGAGCTGCTGAACAAGTCCTTCTTCTTCAAGCCGCTGCCCTTCATCAGCGAGGCGGTGTTCATCAGCACGCCGCACAGGGGCTCGGGCATGGCGCTCGGCACCATCGGCAGCATCGGCAGGGCGCTGGTGACCCTGCCCCTGACCCTGGCCAAGGCCGGGGCCACGCTGCTGCAATCCATCGGGACGCCCAAATCCGGCATCGCCCTGGAGGGCCTGCCCACGGGCATCGACAGCCTCTCCCCCAAGAACCCCATGCTGACGACCACTGCCGCCATGCCGGTGGCCGTGCCCTTTCACTCCATCATCGGCAACGAGGACAAGGCCGGGGTGGCCGGTGGGACGGACGGCGTGGTGCCCTACTGGAGCTCCCACCTGGACGGGGCGCAGACGGAGCTGATCGTGAAGTCGGGCCACGGCGCGCACGAAAACCCGCTGGCCATCCGCGAGGTGAGGCGGATCATGCTGGAGCACATGAGGAAAAACGGCGAAAAGCCTCAATAA
- a CDS encoding efflux RND transporter periplasmic adaptor subunit translates to MRLLPPPPGPCLALLLIASLLAACGREAPPPSVRTVTARTGVVSVEEAVECRSFPAQVESRNSVTLASKLSGAVVEVMAREGAALKAGDPVMRIDDKDLQSRAQGLAASAGQASSEREALEARAAHAKANLERLTKLLAQKVISQDDFEKARTEYLALAREVEAIASRGKAVAAQKEELKSLGAYTRITAPFDGVLARRYVDLGAFVNAGQPLAMIDDVASGFDLVAQVDESLLPGLALGQQIVGALPALGPEPFAAKVSAVVGRVDPATRTFKLKAELPRAGAAQPKAGMYGRVFLPVRTSKKLLLPLDCLRMRGDLPAVFVVGPSGTAEFRVIKPGGHFVKVLLDGKPFLTDSEAFDSPGAPGYVEVLSGLSGGERVVCSATETLRQGDRIAEAGQ, encoded by the coding sequence ATGCGCCTTCTCCCGCCGCCGCCCGGGCCTTGCCTGGCCCTGCTGTTGATCGCCTCGCTCCTGGCCGCCTGCGGCCGCGAAGCCCCGCCCCCATCCGTCAGGACAGTCACGGCCCGCACCGGCGTGGTCAGCGTGGAGGAGGCCGTGGAGTGCCGCTCCTTCCCGGCCCAGGTGGAGTCGCGCAACAGCGTCACCCTGGCCAGCAAGCTCTCCGGCGCGGTGGTCGAGGTCATGGCCCGCGAGGGCGCGGCCCTCAAGGCGGGCGACCCCGTCATGCGCATCGACGACAAGGACCTGCAGAGCCGCGCCCAGGGGCTCGCAGCCTCCGCCGGCCAGGCCTCCTCGGAGCGCGAGGCCCTGGAGGCCCGGGCCGCGCACGCCAAGGCCAATCTGGAGCGGCTCACGAAGCTGTTGGCCCAGAAGGTCATCAGCCAGGACGACTTCGAAAAGGCCAGGACGGAATACCTGGCCCTGGCCCGCGAGGTGGAGGCCATCGCATCACGCGGGAAGGCCGTGGCCGCCCAGAAGGAGGAGCTCAAGTCCCTGGGGGCGTACACGCGCATCACGGCGCCGTTCGACGGCGTGCTGGCCCGGCGCTATGTGGACCTGGGGGCCTTCGTGAACGCGGGGCAGCCCCTGGCCATGATCGACGACGTGGCCAGCGGGTTCGACCTGGTGGCCCAGGTGGACGAAAGCCTGCTGCCCGGGCTCGCGCTGGGCCAGCAGATTGTGGGGGCCTTGCCCGCGCTGGGGCCGGAGCCCTTCGCGGCCAAAGTGAGCGCCGTGGTGGGCCGGGTGGACCCGGCCACCCGCACCTTCAAGCTCAAGGCGGAGCTTCCCCGGGCCGGCGCGGCCCAACCCAAGGCGGGCATGTACGGCCGGGTGTTCCTGCCGGTGCGGACCTCGAAGAAGCTGCTGCTGCCGCTTGATTGCCTGCGCATGCGCGGCGACCTTCCGGCGGTGTTCGTGGTTGGCCCCTCCGGCACGGCTGAGTTCCGGGTGATCAAGCCGGGCGGACATTTCGTGAAGGTGCTGCTGGATGGCAAGCCTTTCCTCACGGATTCCGAGGCCTTCGATTCGCCAGGCGCACCCGGCTACGTGGAGGTGCTCTCCGGGCTCTCCGGCGGCGAACGTGTGGTCTGCTCCGCCACAGAAACGCTGCGCCAGGGCGACCGCATCGCCGAGGCGGGCCAATGA